AcacaaatccagaaaaaaaaacatgctttaaactTTGAGGTAAGACCAAACTAAAGAGGGGGAACGAAAGAAAAGCAGGGACCAAGGACCAGGGGAGGGAGGGAAAATGAAGATCCATAGACAAGAAGGTTCCTCTTCCTTTTTGATTTTATCAAAGTAGTGGACATTAAACTATCACCTGTCTGCCATGTTCTGAAAAGGTCAGAAGCTGAGAGTTTGGGTGGATTGTTCTGTTTAAAGAGGTTCTgttacagtgcctataaaaatattcacccctttggacattttacctttttattgctAATATAAAttagtcatggtcaatataaattgacCTTTGAGACAAAACCCCCTCTTCAATGACAAAGTGATTTGTCCCTCATGaactgagtgaccgtgaagaaggagGATCGTGaaagagaccaccaagacatctgtgagcactctgaaggaggtccaagcttcagcaggtcagatagGAGAGACTTCGTATTGAGAAACAGCctagatttatttttcctgcaattGCCATGGCAAGCCATCATATCATGGCTTGCTATTTCACACCCATACTCTCTTAACTCAAGGTTAAGATACTCAGACTTAACTGAACTCTGTGTAATGAATTGTTCTTTACCTGGAAACTGGAAATTTAGAGTTTGTCTAACCTCCTCTCTGGAATATTTCAGGAAGTAACCATCCAGGTAACATTAGGATCTGACAACTGACTGAGAAAATGAGGACCTATGTGCACAGGGAGGTGTGACTGCAGGGTGAGATCAAGTTTTATTGTATAAAACACAATACCATTTTTGTTAAGTGTACCTGAAATTTACATTTAGAAGTATTTCTTTTCTCAATGGATTTTAGAAGTTTCatgttaaactttaataaaggaCGTAAAAGGCATATTAGTGTAGCtgttgcaaaaatattttcacaacaATTCAAAATTTCTTAATAAACATATgtgcataaaacaaagtatgtaGTTAGTATTTCTTGGCATCTTTAGTCAAAAGACACATAAGACAACTTAACTGttttttgatcaaatgttttattcatacatggtttatttagatttcatataaacttatttttaaaagtccGTGATACGCCTCATGCTCATGAACCTTGTGCCTCCAAATCCCATCTCCCTGAAGCTCCTGTACTCTCCAGGCCTCAGGTACATCATCCTGCCTCTGTAGTGGGGCTGCTCGTACATCAGCCAGTGGCCGTCCATCACGTTGCAGGACATGCAGTCGGACATACGGTAGCGGTCCATGATGGAGTCACAGTCGTCCATCAGCTCATACATCTGACCACCAAAGTTCTCCCTCTCATAGATCCTCATCCTGTAGGATCCTCTGTACTGTAAAGCAGAAATAGAGACACTCAATAATCAtacattattttaatgttattaaGGTACACAAAACCAGAAAAGTTTGCAACATACCGTAGGAATCATACGGCAAGATCTGATGCAGTCCCTCATGCCCATCGTGCTCATGTAGTCAGCATACTCGCCCCTCCTGAAAAAGTACTGGTTTCCCATGAAGTTGGGACGGTCGTAGCCGACAAAGCAGCCGCTCTCCACCCTACAGGAGTGGCACCTGCTCAGGTAGGAGGACATGTCGGCGCAGTCGCTCATGCACTCATAGGAGCGACCCTGGAAGTTCCTGTCCTCGTAGAAGATGACCTGAAACAGTGcaaagtaaaattaaacataaaaacagaacccAAAATACCATGGGTGATTGTAAATCAGTGataatttgaatttgtttacCTTGCCCATCGTCATGATAGTAGTGTTTGTCCGTCGGAGAACTGAGTTGTCCTACACTGGTGCTGGTACTGTTTATACTCTTACTTTTATACCTGACCCAACCTAAAGAATCTGTAGATCCCATTGTGTAAAGCCCTGAACCAGCACCATGGTATAGAGGCCTATAGTGTGCAGAGGAGCGTCAGTCACATTTCTATGTgactgaatctctcagaaaacTTTAGAATGGATTTTTCTATAGGAGAGTGGGTACAATGAGCACTTTTTGAAACTACAATAGACAGTAACAATAGTCTTTCCTTCCACATGGTAAAAACACACTGTATGACCCCATGACTGGTCATACAGTTCATAGACGTGTATCCCTTTGTGGTCAGAATACTGGCAGCACCTACTGTACATCTGTATGAACAAAACTGGTTAAACTGCAAGTAGAAGTTTGTAATGTattgaaagaaaaagctgattGCTGACTTGtttcatattaaaaaacaagtaatttttCAGATAAGCATGTTTatactttgtcatttcttttttgttttgtatttttaaaacagggGCCCTGACTATAAATGAACCCATCTGTCCAACTCTACAATAACAACCCTCAGTGTGCAGAGtaaaaggttttatatttatgtgcTATTAACAACTGAGCCAGCTCAATGTGATTTTTGTGAACGATGGGAGCTGGCTCCCATCTGCTCACAAACAGGTTATGAGCTACTTGTTTTACAGATTCTGTTTTGAATAATGTCCCAGACAGGAAAGTCCCACTGTCACAGTATGTCTTAGTTTTGCCACGTCAGATTgtcaaaaaacatgaaattcaaAAGTCTGCAATCTTCTTGAGTCATTCAGTTCTGCATTTAGATGTttaatgaatgtaaaaaaaaagtttactcaaAAACACATCTTCAGTTATTAATTTAATCTGTTCTTAAGCCTGGAATACCCTGGGATTCAAAGTTTTCATAAAATCCTTCCCAAGAACATTTTTTCATTAccttgtgtaatttttttagtCATCCAGACAGGGATGGCTGGAATAAATGGGTGAGAAGGCCTAAGCCTTACCtaacatttataataaagatttgaaaaaaaaaaattactgtcaAATGACATTTAAACCGATTGTTTCTCATTTTAGAGACATCAGCACCAAAAAATcctgagaaaaacatttattgtaaatGCTCAAACAGCAGAATAAGATGTCATTCGTGTCTAAGGGGTTCAGTAACTGACAGCTGTTTGGCCACACCTCCTTGACTTGCATCATTTGGACTAATTCTGTCCAGCCCAAAGGCCAAAGCCTTTAGGCAATGATTGTGGACATAACATGATGTCCtccgtgtttgtgtttcctgaccAAAGACTACAGTGCAGACGGCAGATTGGGAAATAACAAGCATTAGCATAATTATGGCAGATTACTTTCTCAACCTATTTTTGATAATGCTTTTTTGAGGAAACCTGGAGGTGAAGAGGCTGAGGACACAGACCAAATAATATTCAAATGGACAAGTGAACAATTGTAGCTTTTGTTACGTCCACCAacaggttatgtttttggtacaGTGTGAGGATTCCGGTTCTCGGAGTCCGGCCCGCTGTGGTCCCTCACTGGTAGGTTCGGAGTGCTAGAGATCTCCACTGGAAGAACCTGACCCAGTGGAGTGGATGGCAGCGGGGAGAGGACATGTGGGTCAGAGAAGCGTCTCCTCTCAGTATTCAGAAGAATCCTGTGAGGGTTCCGGTTCTTTGGATCCGGTtcgggttttgtttcttttgtgggtTTTCATGTCTTGTGTTAGGGTTCCGGTTCTTTGGATCCGGTTcgggtttttgttctttcttttgtgGGTTGTTTATGTCTTGGTTTTTTGGTTCACCTGTTTTTGATTCTGTGATTATGTTTGTAAGTATTTAAGGGCAATTGGGTTTCAGTTTAGTTGTGGGGTCCTTGTATGTCTTTTGGAGATCCTTTGTTATTTGAGAGGTTTTTGGGAATTCTGGATTTGCTACGTTTTTGCTGATCAAAGGAATCTTTTTGATTAAAGAGATTTTATCTTCACCTGCTGCCTACTGGTCCTCATCTTTGCCTTGGAGCCGTAGGTGCTTGGTAGCACCCAGGCTCGTGACATACAGTGTccgttggttggtttgtttgtctgttcgcaagtttacttaaaaactaagaaacagattttgatgacattttcaggaaatgttggggttgtcgcAGCAAACGATTAAATTTAGGACGTCACCGAAATTTATCCGACCCTGACCATCGGATTACTGATGCTATGGCCTTGTCAGAGGTTTTTGtagaggtttgtgctctctgagtgcttctgtTTTACTTGGTTTCACCAAAAGGACAAACTGTGATCTGCAGAGAAGAACCgaaagactttttaaatttacttttgttAGATGTTTTAAACTCTGTCTGAGTAGTTTACTGAGCAGGGCCTCATCCAGAAATCACCTGACTTCTCTGAAATAACTTTCTTTGAGTCTCAGATGTCAGTAGTTTTACAGTATGATCTGTCTGTTAGTTCTGTGGTTATTAACCTGCTTTGGTTTAATTGTGTCAAAAAGCTTGGTGCAATGTGCTGCAAATTAGCAGTAATTGTTCCAGTTAACATATTGAACATAAACATTGTATTACAGTTAGAAGGTATTGcaaagttgaacattttctgACTGTGTGTAAAGGTTATTTAGTaactgttgttgttgatgtcaTTGTGATAAAAAGGGACATAAAATTGTTTCTAAAGCTTGTCTACTTTATCTCAGATAAAGTGTTTTCATTATTGAAATGTAATGTTTAGGATTTTATAATGGGCAAATGGAGTCAAAGCTTGATGGAGCTCACTGCTGTGCTCATTTCTGACACCAGGAGGTAAAGACTGGATAAACTGGTCGGCTGCTATCATCCTGGTCTTCCACAGAAGTTGGTAAGATGGTAATTTACCTCCccaaaacaaatgtcaaagtCATGATCACAGTTATTTGGATcaaaatgttccttttctttACCATCAATGTCTCTTAGAGGTAGAGTCGCTGTCAGGTCTGTTCTTGTGAAGGTGAGACTAAGAAGTTGTCCTCATGGTTGTgtgacaatgaaactgaaaagtCCTGTAGTGTCCTTCTCCCTGCTTCAGAGGGAGGTgtacaaatgaaaatgttgcaCATCAACAACTGAGGAGAGTGTACTGCAGAGTGCACTGTAgagcagtcatttttttcaaatccagACTCAGAACATCAAGTCAATCCCGACCCAGTCCAAATGTTGTGTTGCTTTGAACTGGATTGCATTGGTAAgaggcattttattttgttgagaCATGAAACATAATTAAGTTTATTACATCtaagttaaaggttaaaggtaaaattaaaaggtaaaattaagcTTTACTATCAAACGATGAATTGGCAGACTTTGGACCTTATCTATAAATGAGTTTGTCACTTttgaatataaagtttaaaaacttctGTTCTCAAGAATAAATTCCTAACTTTCCTCAATGTCTGGTTGAGAAAGATATTGAGTCAGGTAGACACagctctgtgtccctgtgaatGTTGAGATGCTCACTCTTCCCAGGGAGTTAGAGTTGGCAGGGAACTGTTCACATTTTTAGAttggaggaggagaaaactATGGAAGAGAGTGAGCAAAAGAAATGAGAATCACAACAGTGATTCAGGGACAGTGGAGGAGCAAAACATTCTGTCCTAAAGATATACAATTCCTCTGTTTGTGAAACAAGATCTGACTCTGACTCTGACTGTTTGCAAGTCTGATAGGTTGAACAAGGCTTCTTGTTTGTAGTCTGGACCTTATGGAGGAGACTAGCATTTTGTGCTATAAGTAGTTCCATTTCCTTTTATAAAGCTGCCTTACTCCTAAGTAGTGAGGTTGTTCTGTTTGTGGATGGTTAAGAGCATGTGGTTTGTGCACCCTTTACTGAACAATGAGTTTCATTTGTCTGCAGCCCAATGAAATTCAGACCACTGATGAATTAAGAGTATCCAGGCTTCAGGTTCTGTGCAACTAAAGAATTAAACTAGACTTctagacttgttttttttttcatttcagagttttgAAAAGAGAATGAGCTTCAGGCaagctgtttgtaaaaataattgtCAGGGACTCCTTCAAGTTGGCTAGTTTTCCAAGTGCAATCAAGCAATGGGGTTGGTTGTGGACTTACTTTGCCAGGCACCTTGTGGTGAAACTGGAAACAGTATGTGAATTGCTTCTGTGTTACAGAAAGAGCTACTGCCATATTTACTAAGTTATGG
This genomic stretch from Kryptolebias marmoratus isolate JLee-2015 linkage group LG6, ASM164957v2, whole genome shotgun sequence harbors:
- the LOC108238859 gene encoding gamma-crystallin M3-like, producing the protein MTMGKVIFYEDRNFQGRSYECMSDCADMSSYLSRCHSCRVESGCFVGYDRPNFMGNQYFFRRGEYADYMSTMGMRDCIRSCRMIPTYRGSYRMRIYERENFGGQMYELMDDCDSIMDRYRMSDCMSCNVMDGHWLMYEQPHYRGRMMYLRPGEYRSFREMGFGGTRFMSMRRITDF